One Hypomesus transpacificus isolate Combined female chromosome 21, fHypTra1, whole genome shotgun sequence genomic window, AATGTAGTTAATTAAGGTTACCAGTGAATTGCCATGGTGATTTGAATTTGTTCAAATAAAGTGTCTCactgtttttattttacagCTGAGGCCAGCCTTAGAAGGAGAACATGAGTGCAAGAACTATGGAGGAGGAGACCATTCTCATGAGGAGAATCATGTTTTACATCAGCATGTCTAATGAACATTTCAAGTGGCTGTTAATTGTACCTTTTTATTATACTTCCATGCAGGTATTTCACTGTATACAGTATTTTATTTTAGGTTAAATGCTGATAACTTTGCATTATTCATGTAGAAAGTCAAGTGCAGGTATATAAGAAATATACCTTTTGAGTGTCACGTCAAAATAATGGGAGAACATAAATAAATCATTTGGTATCGTTTTCATGTTAGCCCTCTTTCACATGCTATTGAGAATAATTAAAAAATGATTCAAATAAAACGATTGTCTTTGGTCGTGTTTACATTTTTGGTTTCGGTTTCATTTCAGAGACCTATGTCTCTAAATAGAAACCGATATGAGGTAGCTCGTTGCAATGGATTTACTTGAAGAACTTCTGAAGAATATTGCCGAATGTCTACAATGCTCTATATgtcaaaacattttcaaatcagTAACTTTACCCTGTGGTCACAGCTATTGTATTGACTGTATATCTGAATATCGGAAAGCAAAGGCGTTGACGAGGATTGACTGTCCAGAGTGTCGGCATCGATTCCAACCTCCTATTAAGTTCAAGAAAAATGTCACACTTTGTGACATGGCAAAAATGTACCATGATTTTAGACGTTATGTTTCAAACGAAGAATCTACTGGACCACAAATGGCAATGGTGAGACATCAGCAGACAAACGTGTTCATGATGCGCAGATCTGTTTGCTTTGATGTCGCTATGTTTTCTAATGGGCTCTTAACGTCTTCAATATAATGCAATGTTTTTTGAGCAGCAAAATGTATCAAACTAAAATGTTGGAATCAATATTCATGTCAGGAAGTTTGTGATGTAGCACTGCAGACATCAGCCAGCTTGGAAGACCGTCTTGAAAGTCACGCTTTACCGGAACAGGTAAATCTGTCATCAAACTCACTGTTTCATTAAAAGCCTACGTATGGAGAATCACAGAGCATTGGAAAAGAACTGACATATTCTGTGATCTGATCCTGTAGGCTGAGGCCAAAGACGCAGATATTCAACCCAGTGCAGAGGCAACACAGGTCCCAGATCCCCCTGAAAGCCCATTACAGGAGTTGCCTATCTCCCCatctacacacaggcacagagcgCAAGGTGAGTGTAATGTGTTCatttttaatgaatgaatgaacatgaAGGTAAATGAAAGCTTTCATTGCATCATAATGATCGGCCTTAAACAATTTAACCTCTAGATGGCGTGTCTGACATAGGGCCTGACTTATTGGAACTGGTCTTTtaatggtggggggggggggcatttaaatgaagaaacacaATTGATATTAGGACCATGCTTGATTTAATGTTGAAATATGCTATTTGGTATTGACAAGAAAAACAATAAACCAATATCCTTTCACGTTTCATGATATACAgacatcccccctcccctacctgaTGCAAGCTTCACCAGACtgaccctcaccccagccctggGTCACAGACGCCTGGTCTGGAATGGCTACAAGGTCAGCACCCGGAGGGCAAGCTCAGTAACCTACGGCGACCGCTTCGATATCAGCCAGTGTATGGCGGAGCAAGAATTCAGTCAAGGTTGCCATTACTGGGACGTGGACACATCGGAGAGTGTGGGCTGGGCCGTGGGCGTGGCTTACCCAGGTATGGGCAGACAGGAACAGCTGGGTCGCACCCCCGGCTCCTGGTGTGTGGAGTGGAGCACGAGCAGACTCAGCTACTGGCACAACAACGTGGAGGACCCCCTCAAACATGGCCGTCATGACTTAGTCCGAGTGGTCCTGGACATGAGTAATGGGACGCTGTCGTTCTACGGCCTGTCTGCCGTTCATACTCTGTTGCACTGTGTGCAGGAGGGCTTCTCTGAGCCAGTGAGGCCCGTGTTCTGGCTGTTTGGGCTGAAGGTCCCCAATGCTCTGTCCTTCCCTGGGAATCAGTAAACTCTCAATGGGACTGGGTTTCTACAAAAGGTGGAGGGACTTTTTATGGACATATGTCTGTTTCTGCTCATCACTTTTTAACATTAAATATACTTAAGAGGATATGAATGATAATATGAATGAATAATCAATAAATGGAACACTGTCCATCATTGAATAATGCAGCCATACGATCATTTTTTATTATGCAAGTATTATTATCAATAAATAATGACCATTCCCTGATTTTAGATAGTATTTCATGTGAAACAATTATGCGTTTTAATAATAGAAGTGCAACGTTTGTCGTTTAGTGCCACTCGTAATTTCGAGATCTGCTGAAGGGGGCGTGTGCTTGTTGAAACTTCAGGTTTGCTAGAGCGCTGATACTGTGTTGTAACATACAAGTTTGTGTGCGGACAAATCAGTGTACTGAAGCTTGATCTAGCAATGTGAAACAGCGCCATACAGCATCCCCAGCTGCAGTAGCAAGCCGGTTGAATAGTAGCCTATTTTTGCTTGCAAACAACGCTGCACAGCTTCTACTTTTGGAATTGAATTGCGCATAGGATTGCCCCCATATTTTGTGCCATGCGAACGTAAACCAGGCCATGGAGATACATCGTCTCGGGCTGTCATTCTGTCGAGCGCACACGAGCGCATAAATGTTACTCACCAACGTATTTACAGATTTAGTCTTTGACAGCGGAGAAGATGCGCAAGGACGTCAGGATATTACTAGTGGGAGAGCGTAAGTGAATGTGTCATGATCGTATGGTGTTGTATGACTGTAAACCTTTGCAATATGTGTGCTAACGTTACAATTTGAGTGCTAACgttagcttgttagctagctagccagccagtaGAGCCTCCATAAGGTTGCGTGATGTTGATGATCTCAGGTATAGTGCCGTACcttgtgaaatgttttttgcaCAAACCACCTTGTTCATCCAGTATATTTATAGGTATACCGTAGCCAAACAATTTGCTTAGTCTACTggagttagctaacgctaggtGGTTACAGTTGCCTGTAGTGTAGCCAAATTAAAATGACGAACAAAAGTCTGTTTCAGGTGTGCATGTGCCTACATACTCTTGCGTCACTCACATGCAGCGTTATGAAATGTGCTGACCTACTACCCACACTTTCACTGATATAAAAATTGGGACAGTTGTTGTTTTCGTAATGTATATCATGTGTCATGTTTACATTTCCTTTGGCTTTTCAAAAGCATGCCCAATGTAGCCATCTCAGCATGTCCAAGAGTGATCGATCTAGTTAAGAGCACTCCGGGCTCAAGCAGGAGTGAAGCCGGTGTATCACCACACTATTCTGTAGAGGTAAAAGGGAGTTGGAGAGACGGTTCAAATGAACAAAGTAGCTATGATTAATGTCACACCCAATGCTTATAAATGCTATGGACTTGCTACATATGTGTACCGCATCACTGGATCTTTGGAATAGACTTATAAATTCCACGGGGAATACTCTGTGTTAATATGAACAAGAGACGTGCAAGGTTGAGTAAAGAGCCTCCAACTGTGCCAAATGTTAAACAGAGAATGAATGATTTGAATggatctctcactctctctctctctctctctctctctctctctctctctctctctctctctctctctctctttctctctctctctctctctctcccctctgtctctctctctctctcccctctgtctctctctccctctctgtctctctctctgtctctctctctgtctctctctgtctctctctctctgtctctctctctgtctctctctgtctctctctctctgtctctctctctgtctctctctctctgtctctctctcaacagcCAAAGTAGGG contains:
- the LOC124483242 gene encoding E3 ubiquitin/ISG15 ligase TRIM25, producing the protein MDLLEELLKNIAECLQCSICQNIFKSVTLPCGHSYCIDCISEYRKAKALTRIDCPECRHRFQPPIKFKKNVTLCDMAKMYHDFRRYVSNEESTGPQMAMEVCDVALQTSASLEDRLESHALPEQAEAKDADIQPSAEATQVPDPPESPLQELPISPSTHRHRAQDIPPPLPDASFTRLTLTPALGHRRLVWNGYKVSTRRASSVTYGDRFDISQCMAEQEFSQGCHYWDVDTSESVGWAVGVAYPGMGRQEQLGRTPGSWCVEWSTSRLSYWHNNVEDPLKHGRHDLVRVVLDMSNGTLSFYGLSAVHTLLHCVQEGFSEPVRPVFWLFGLKVPNALSFPGNQ